A region from the Diorhabda sublineata isolate icDioSubl1.1 chromosome X, icDioSubl1.1, whole genome shotgun sequence genome encodes:
- the LOC130450782 gene encoding uncharacterized protein LOC130450782 has product MGTTVDNLHFWINQMMVEKHINKYTVEISGSSSKGDGYLGEINFVRVVCELESGEGKIYDIVVKAAKIDDDDRTSLPVIETYQRETLMYTEVFPIIENFQNENSIENPFKNYAECYGVCSIDRKEALLLSNLKSLGYSIHDRMVPQNLDHIKLVFRNYALWHGSTIALRIRKPEVFERITKDMTDIVGDFIIQTNMLPAFKKFVKKSIDILIKRGGTDAAKKIQNIVENISTILTKMTIIDDKDATNEAVILHGDCWNNNMMFKYKGNGKLKPVDMKFLDFQCSRVASPILDLSYYLYSVADKVVLNKFDYILEEYHETLNGYLRQFGINCDDILTLNRLKNSWKKYGKFGLCMSSFLIRVELSHEDEVIDFGKETANQTMTDIDIDNIKYQEEYDRRVYDVFSHFAEKFL; this is encoded by the exons ATGGGTACTACTGTAGATAACTTACATTTTTGGATCAACCAAATGATGGTTGAAAaacatattaacaaatatacTGTGGAAATATCTGGTTCGTCGTCTAAAGGAGACGGTTATTTGGgcgaaattaattttgttagaGTTGTTTGTGAATTAGAATCAGGCGAAGGTAAAATTTATGACATTGTGGTAAAAGCAGCTAAGATTGACGACGATGACAGAACAAGTTTACCTGTTATTGAAACTTATCAAAG GGAAACACTGATGTATACCGAGGTCTTTCctataatcgaaaattttcaaaatgaaaattcgatAGAAAATCCTTTCAAAAACTACGCGGAATGCTATGGCGTTTGCTCAATAGATAGAAAGGAAGCTTTGCTATTGAGTAACTTAAAAAGTTTAGGTTACTCCATTCACGATCGAATGGTACCACAAAATTTGGACCATATAAAATTAGTCTTCAGAAATTACGCTCTGTGGCACGGATCAACCATAGCTCTGAGAATTAGAAAGCCGGAAGTGTTTGAAAGAATTACTAAAG atatgaCTGATATTGTGGGAGATTTCATAATCCAAACGAATATGTTACCTGCTTtcaaaaaattcgttaaaaaatctatcgatattttgataaaacgtgGTGGCACAGACGCtgccaaaaaaattcaaaatatagtaGAAAATATCTCAACGATACTAACAAAGATGACGATAATTGATGATAAAGATGCAACTAACGAAGCTGTTATTTTGCATGGGGATTGTTGGAATAACAACATGATGTTCAAATATAAG GGAAATGGGAAATTAAAACCAGTCGATATGAAATTTCTGGATTTCCAATGTTCCAGAGTAGCATCCCCCATACTAGATTTATCTTATTACCTTTATTCGGTAGCTGATAAggtagttttaaataaattcgatTATATTCTAGAAGAATACCACGAAACTTTGAATGGCTATTTACGACAGTTCGGTATAAATTGTGATGATATTTTAACGTTAAATCGACTGAAAAATTCATGGAAGAAGTATGGTAAGTTCGGTTTGTGCATGTCTTCTTTTCTTATACGAGTGGAGCTGTCACATGAGGACGAAGTTATCGATTTCGGTAAAGAAACTGCCAATCAAACAATGACTGATATAGACATCGACAATATCAAATATCAAGAAGAATATGATAGGAGGGTTTATGATGTTTTCAGCCATTTTGcagagaaatttttataa